The Algoriphagus sp. TR-M9 genome has a window encoding:
- a CDS encoding NAD(P)/FAD-dependent oxidoreductase produces the protein MIHTDLCIIGAGPVGLFAVFEAGLLKMRCHLIDALPQVGGQLSEIYPQKPIYDIPGYPEVNAQDLVDNLMEQAKPFSPTFTLGERVDHLDKQEDGSFIVTTSDKTKVHAQVVIIAGGLGCFEPRKPAIENLELYEGNGVTYMVKDPEKFRDKNVVLAGGGDSALDWTIFLSKVAKKVTLVHRNETFRGAPDSAAKVFDLANNGKIDLILSANLKQLSGNGKLDSVTFMDKSKVEHVIETDYLIPLFGLSPKLGPIADWGLSIDKNAIEVDTRDYSTGVERIYAIGDINTYPGKLKLILCGFHEAAIMMHSAFKYVYPDQKLSFKYTTVNGVNSF, from the coding sequence ATGATCCATACAGACCTTTGTATTATCGGAGCCGGCCCTGTGGGCCTATTTGCAGTTTTCGAAGCTGGTTTGCTGAAAATGCGTTGTCATCTAATTGATGCCCTGCCTCAGGTGGGTGGTCAGCTTTCGGAGATCTATCCTCAGAAGCCGATTTACGATATTCCGGGCTATCCTGAAGTGAATGCCCAGGATTTGGTGGATAACCTGATGGAGCAGGCCAAACCTTTCTCTCCTACTTTTACTTTAGGTGAGCGAGTAGATCATCTGGATAAGCAGGAGGATGGCTCTTTTATAGTCACTACCAGCGACAAGACTAAGGTTCATGCGCAGGTGGTTATTATTGCCGGCGGATTAGGTTGTTTCGAACCTAGAAAACCTGCGATTGAAAACCTAGAGCTCTATGAGGGAAATGGCGTGACTTATATGGTGAAAGACCCAGAGAAGTTCCGTGACAAAAATGTAGTGCTGGCAGGTGGTGGTGATTCCGCTCTTGACTGGACCATTTTCCTTTCAAAAGTTGCCAAAAAGGTGACCTTGGTACACAGAAATGAGACCTTCCGAGGCGCTCCAGACTCTGCAGCGAAGGTTTTTGATTTGGCAAATAATGGTAAAATAGACCTGATTCTGTCTGCTAACCTGAAGCAATTGAGCGGCAATGGCAAATTGGATTCAGTCACTTTTATGGATAAGTCCAAAGTTGAGCATGTGATTGAAACAGATTACCTGATCCCTCTTTTTGGTTTGAGCCCAAAACTGGGTCCCATCGCAGATTGGGGCTTGAGTATTGATAAAAATGCGATCGAAGTAGATACGCGTGATTACTCTACAGGAGTGGAGCGAATCTACGCTATAGGTGATATCAATACCTACCCAGGAAAGCTGAAATTGATACTTTGTGGATTTCATGAAGCAGCGATTATGATGCATTCCGCCTTTAAATATGTGTATCCAGATCAGAAGTTGAGCTTCAAATACACGACTGTTAATGGTGTAAATTCATTTTAA
- a CDS encoding MarR family winged helix-turn-helix transcriptional regulator, with product MTQEQYSKYSFLLDRTARKVKQYAQQQFKSGDFDVTVDQWLVLKNLSENDLLSQTELANLVFKDHPTLTRIIDLLCKKGYVERVPHPQDRRSFQLHLTDTGVEKVTALRPEIHQIREKAWENLSPHDFEEFKRILNTIYQNLNGESLDQ from the coding sequence ATGACACAAGAGCAGTATTCTAAATATTCATTTCTATTGGACCGAACGGCCCGTAAAGTGAAGCAATATGCTCAGCAGCAGTTTAAGTCTGGGGATTTTGATGTGACGGTGGATCAATGGTTAGTGCTGAAAAACCTTTCTGAAAATGATTTGTTGAGTCAGACGGAGTTGGCAAATTTGGTATTCAAAGATCATCCTACGCTTACCCGTATTATTGATTTGCTATGCAAAAAAGGATATGTGGAGCGAGTGCCCCATCCGCAGGACAGAAGGAGTTTTCAGTTGCATTTGACGGATACAGGTGTGGAAAAAGTCACTGCCTTACGTCCTGAGATTCATCAGATTAGAGAGAAAGCCTGGGAAAATTTGAGTCCCCATGATTTCGAAGAGTTTAAGCGGATTCTCAACACGATTTATCAAAATCTCAACGGGGAATCTCTTGATCAATAA
- a CDS encoding ABC transporter substrate-binding protein, translating to MKNHRISFFFSLLFLFVILSFSGCNEKVGKGENTLEKLVISYASGFTISKGENFWKVEVTQPWTGADRIFSYLVLEENAEKPTGNFDAIIQLPVEKVILTSTTQIPHLDMLDETKKLIGFPNLDLISSEKTWQHIDAGNVTDLGSGPSANTEMVIDLAPDWIMISTLGDDLKYLDLLAQAEIPAVINGEYVEQHPLGRAEWIKFTGVLLGKYEESKLAFEQVENDYLEAEKLSDSIVDSLRPTVLSGVLYQDIWYAPGSESWGAKILQNAGGDYIFSDQKGTGSAQLNYEYVLENALEADFWIGSADFLDLETMGNAETRYKAFKAFKSGNVFSYTQKRGREGGLEYFELGYMRPDLILKDLIKILHPDLLPAYELYFYQQLHAKK from the coding sequence GTGAAAAACCATCGAATTAGTTTCTTTTTTTCTTTACTGTTTTTGTTCGTAATCCTTTCTTTTTCAGGGTGCAATGAGAAAGTGGGCAAGGGTGAAAATACGCTAGAAAAATTAGTCATAAGCTATGCATCTGGCTTTACTATTTCTAAGGGAGAAAACTTTTGGAAGGTAGAAGTGACTCAGCCATGGACGGGTGCAGATAGAATTTTTTCCTATTTGGTTTTGGAAGAAAATGCTGAAAAACCAACCGGGAATTTCGATGCAATCATTCAGCTCCCGGTAGAAAAAGTCATCCTGACTTCGACTACTCAAATCCCACATTTGGATATGCTGGATGAAACGAAAAAGTTGATTGGATTTCCGAATCTGGACCTGATTTCATCGGAAAAAACATGGCAACATATTGATGCTGGGAATGTTACTGACTTGGGTTCAGGGCCTTCGGCAAATACAGAAATGGTGATCGATTTGGCTCCGGATTGGATCATGATTTCTACGCTGGGAGATGATCTGAAGTACTTGGATTTGCTGGCACAGGCTGAGATTCCCGCAGTAATTAATGGAGAATATGTGGAGCAACATCCGCTAGGAAGAGCGGAATGGATTAAGTTTACAGGGGTGCTTTTAGGGAAATATGAGGAATCGAAACTAGCTTTTGAGCAGGTGGAAAATGACTATTTGGAAGCTGAGAAATTGAGTGATTCGATTGTTGATTCACTTCGGCCTACTGTGCTGAGCGGGGTGCTTTATCAGGATATTTGGTATGCCCCGGGAAGTGAAAGTTGGGGGGCGAAGATCCTACAAAATGCTGGTGGCGACTATATTTTCTCCGATCAAAAAGGAACTGGTTCTGCGCAACTGAACTATGAATATGTGCTTGAAAATGCATTGGAAGCTGATTTTTGGATAGGATCCGCTGATTTTCTGGATTTAGAAACTATGGGGAATGCAGAGACTCGCTATAAGGCATTTAAGGCCTTCAAATCAGGAAATGTGTTTTCATACACCCAAAAGCGAGGTAGAGAAGGAGGGTTGGAGTATTTTGAGTTGGGCTACATGCGACCGGATTTGATTCTAAAAGATTTGATCAAAATCCTTCATCCTGATTTACTTCCAGCGTATGAGTTGTATTTTTATCAACAACTCCATGCAAAAAAATAG
- a CDS encoding ABC transporter ATP-binding protein, with protein MRKASIIGRNLSLGYSKGNMKKEILNGLEFELFSGEMTCLLGPNGVGKSTLVKAVLGQLKPFRGEVLLHKKTISEYSNEELAKELSVVLTEPFLPGNMTVVQLVAMGRIPHTGWTGKLEEKDKEVVRNALLATKIEYLRDERLSEISDGQRQKALIARALAQDGKVMVLDEPTAHLDLVNRYEIMHLLREIAKTQGKSILVVTHDLEIALETADRFWLLNCGTPLISGLPEDLVISGQINQLLPGKKFHFSVEKGRIELENQKRKLDISGPEDLVSWVSKALEKAGFKELDEVIEVSENPFSLSYKGLVYSRIEEFIEAKL; from the coding sequence ATGAGAAAAGCATCAATCATCGGTAGAAATCTTAGCCTTGGATACTCCAAAGGCAATATGAAAAAGGAAATTCTAAATGGATTGGAATTTGAGCTCTTTTCCGGCGAAATGACCTGTTTGCTGGGACCAAATGGTGTCGGGAAATCAACCCTTGTGAAGGCTGTTTTAGGTCAATTGAAGCCCTTCCGAGGTGAAGTTTTGCTCCATAAAAAAACCATTTCTGAGTATTCAAATGAGGAATTAGCAAAGGAACTTTCAGTGGTTTTGACTGAGCCATTTTTGCCGGGAAATATGACCGTAGTGCAATTGGTAGCTATGGGTAGAATTCCCCATACAGGATGGACAGGAAAGCTGGAGGAAAAGGATAAGGAAGTGGTTCGAAATGCACTTTTGGCTACAAAAATCGAGTATTTACGAGATGAACGACTTTCTGAAATCAGCGACGGTCAGCGACAAAAAGCGTTGATCGCAAGGGCGCTGGCTCAGGATGGGAAAGTGATGGTCTTGGATGAGCCTACTGCTCATCTGGATTTGGTAAATCGCTACGAGATTATGCATTTGCTCCGGGAAATCGCAAAGACTCAAGGAAAGTCCATCCTCGTGGTGACCCATGATTTGGAAATCGCTTTGGAAACTGCTGATAGGTTTTGGTTGCTGAATTGCGGCACTCCGTTGATTTCAGGGTTGCCGGAGGATCTGGTGATTTCCGGGCAAATCAATCAATTGCTTCCGGGAAAGAAATTCCATTTTTCTGTGGAAAAGGGAAGGATTGAATTAGAAAATCAAAAGCGGAAACTTGATATTTCAGGTCCAGAAGACTTGGTTTCTTGGGTCTCGAAAGCGCTTGAAAAAGCCGGTTTCAAGGAGTTGGATGAGGTGATTGAAGTCAGTGAAAATCCATTTTCATTAAGTTATAAGGGGTTAGTTTATAGTAGGATTGAGGAGTTTATTGAGGCTAAGCTCTGA
- a CDS encoding iron ABC transporter permease, with translation MQKNSPFLLLSAALVLLLFSFLLNVSLGSVSISPNEILSGIFTGEWTKASREQIILNYRIPKALVAILAGIGLSISGLQMQTFFRNPLAGPFVLGISSGAGLGVAILMLAGSAFGLAAFGGAINPWAIAIAGTLGASLVLLTVSLVAWKVKDSMTLLIVGLMFGSAVSAVISVLSYFSGAEALKLFTIWSMGSLGGLVWGQVWVLGLVNVIGIVPVIASVKSYNGMLLGESYAKSMGVNPERLRWLMILSTGLLAGSVTAFCGPIAFIGIAVPHLARIVWKTSDHRILFPASALVGASLLLLCDAVGQLPGSAQTLPINAITSLVGAPIVIGLVLRKNFSKEF, from the coding sequence ATGCAAAAAAATAGTCCATTTCTTCTTCTCTCGGCCGCGTTGGTTCTGCTGCTTTTCAGTTTTCTGCTGAATGTCAGTTTGGGATCCGTGTCTATTTCACCGAACGAAATTCTTTCAGGAATTTTCACTGGAGAATGGACAAAAGCGTCACGGGAACAGATTATTTTGAACTACAGAATCCCAAAAGCTTTGGTCGCTATTTTGGCAGGAATAGGACTCAGCATCAGTGGTTTGCAGATGCAGACTTTTTTCAGGAATCCATTAGCAGGACCGTTTGTATTGGGGATTAGTTCAGGCGCGGGGCTTGGGGTGGCGATTTTGATGCTTGCTGGTTCTGCTTTTGGACTAGCTGCTTTTGGTGGGGCGATTAATCCTTGGGCTATCGCCATTGCAGGGACGTTGGGTGCTAGTTTGGTATTGCTGACCGTGAGTTTGGTAGCTTGGAAAGTGAAAGACAGCATGACGCTTTTGATCGTCGGGCTGATGTTTGGTTCTGCGGTTTCGGCTGTGATATCTGTTCTTTCTTATTTTTCAGGAGCGGAAGCATTGAAGCTTTTTACCATTTGGTCCATGGGAAGTCTAGGCGGATTGGTTTGGGGCCAGGTTTGGGTTCTTGGTTTGGTGAATGTCATCGGAATCGTACCCGTGATCGCCTCAGTCAAATCCTATAATGGAATGCTACTGGGCGAGAGTTATGCCAAAAGCATGGGGGTCAATCCTGAACGTCTGCGTTGGTTGATGATTCTCAGTACAGGATTGTTGGCTGGAAGTGTTACTGCATTTTGTGGGCCGATTGCTTTTATAGGAATTGCGGTGCCACATTTGGCTAGAATTGTCTGGAAAACCTCTGACCATAGAATCCTGTTTCCAGCTTCAGCCTTGGTAGGAGCAAGTTTGTTGCTTCTATGTGATGCCGTAGGTCAGCTTCCTGGATCTGCACAGACCTTACCCATTAATGCAATTACATCACTTGTTGGAGCTCCGATAGTGATCGGTTTGGTGCTTCGCAAAAACTTCAGTAAAGAATTCTAG
- a CDS encoding YncE family protein — MNLKQFLWASALISISFACSDSGDEKPLGKYESGILIMNEGNFGTNDGEVYHLNPNTKELLPNIFEAENARPFAGLLEDMVLEADRLYLVANTGKVEIVNPGDFKSSGAVVADLDQPRSLAVNGNKLFISDYGPYDANYGTPDSYVAVVNGLDGGVVSKKIEVSNKPEDLFAHGNYIIVAGSEENKIEIIDATQEAVVTTLDLEASPRQFYAEDGILWVYAVAADEVIFYTVNLSSLTLGTTYTVPVANATSRIAFDGDDEMYVLTSSGWPDYNDAVLSIDIEGNAATVTELMTGSGFYGIGYDHNLDQIYVSNSNGFQGNGIVTVLSETGSVIRTFEAGRGPSGFLVY, encoded by the coding sequence ATGAACTTAAAACAATTTCTCTGGGCTTCAGCCTTGATTTCTATCTCTTTTGCCTGCTCCGACAGTGGAGATGAAAAGCCATTAGGCAAGTATGAATCCGGCATATTGATCATGAATGAGGGGAACTTCGGTACCAATGACGGAGAAGTCTATCACCTCAACCCAAACACGAAAGAACTGCTTCCAAACATTTTTGAAGCAGAAAATGCACGCCCATTTGCAGGTTTGTTGGAAGACATGGTGCTGGAAGCCGACAGATTGTATTTGGTGGCAAATACCGGTAAAGTGGAGATCGTCAATCCGGGGGATTTCAAAAGTTCAGGTGCTGTGGTAGCCGATCTGGACCAGCCGAGATCTCTGGCTGTAAATGGCAATAAGCTTTTCATCAGCGATTATGGCCCTTATGACGCTAATTACGGCACTCCAGATTCTTATGTAGCAGTGGTAAATGGTCTAGACGGCGGAGTAGTTTCCAAGAAAATCGAAGTTTCAAACAAACCTGAAGACCTTTTCGCTCATGGCAATTACATCATTGTAGCTGGTTCTGAAGAAAACAAAATCGAAATTATCGATGCCACTCAGGAAGCTGTAGTTACGACCCTTGACCTGGAAGCTTCACCTCGGCAATTCTATGCTGAAGACGGGATTCTTTGGGTATATGCAGTGGCAGCCGATGAGGTGATTTTCTATACTGTAAATCTGAGCAGCCTAACTCTAGGCACTACTTACACCGTACCAGTGGCCAATGCTACTAGCAGAATCGCTTTCGATGGCGACGATGAAATGTATGTGTTGACTAGCTCAGGGTGGCCAGATTACAATGATGCCGTGCTGAGTATTGACATAGAAGGAAACGCTGCGACTGTTACGGAATTAATGACAGGATCAGGGTTCTATGGCATTGGTTACGACCATAACTTGGATCAGATTTACGTCTCTAATTCAAATGGCTTCCAAGGAAACGGCATCGTAACTGTTCTTTCTGAAACTGGTTCTGTAATCAGAACTTTTGAGGCAGGTAGAGGGCCATCCGGGTTCTTGGTTTACTGA
- a CDS encoding 2Fe-2S iron-sulfur cluster-binding protein, with amino-acid sequence MVNFTVEDHDGNRQEIEAPDDMGFSLMEILKASEYPVLATCGGMALCATCHVEVLEGKDELGEATDIELDQLENLPEYYPTSRLACQIRIGDILEGSIIKLRGEDQ; translated from the coding sequence ATGGTAAATTTCACTGTAGAAGATCACGACGGTAACCGTCAAGAAATCGAAGCTCCTGATGATATGGGCTTTAGCCTAATGGAGATACTAAAAGCTTCAGAATATCCGGTTTTAGCCACTTGTGGGGGTATGGCCCTTTGTGCTACCTGTCATGTGGAAGTGCTGGAGGGAAAAGATGAGCTGGGCGAGGCCACTGATATAGAATTGGACCAATTGGAGAACTTGCCAGAGTATTACCCTACGTCCAGGCTGGCTTGTCAAATCCGGATAGGAGATATTCTAGAAGGGTCAATTATCAAACTCAGAGGAGAAGATCAGTAA
- a CDS encoding TonB-dependent receptor, with product MTLLLWVYSFVGFSPISQDTIPLAEVEVYAPALDRFAQGQKVISWSKKDLQDFQGRSLGNILQEQSPVFVRQYGAGMIASPSFRGTSAGHTAVFWNGLPINSPSLGQSDLSILPISAIDQVSLQFGNAGALFGNEAIGGSVHLGTETEFAKGFQARISQQFGSFGLFNSSAFAGFSTSNFSSKTKIYREFAKNNFPYKDLGQFGTPEVKEDHAQFEQIGLAQDLAWNLNENNQLKTAFWWNKTNREVQPVIGSNTEDEQEDQAFRAVIDYFHFEEKSVWNLKTGFVRNEQLFNASQNNSTQYFMAGDWDQEISTKWTSKFGTRYTLTKGDLSTYQAEDNRIELYQSTNFSPSEKLSFALNLRQLVYDGTFAPFTPNLGMDWSFWNRNSQSLQLKTSFGKGFKVPTLNDRFWNPGGNPDLLPEESLSGEIGLTWNKTGNLNWKQSLTYYKMSVDNWIIWLPKGSFWTPENIKKVSNEGVEYQGSLDGTVGTWNWDLNISYTFSKAVTTKGTDENDQSVGKQLPYSPQHQANAKLRVEMQDFSAFASTFYVGERSVTADNPRLMPSYQLFNLGLGYSGIQLGKVRFPLSFQINNILDTDYQVLYLRAMPGRSFQFNLSILL from the coding sequence ATGACTTTGCTCTTGTGGGTTTACTCTTTTGTGGGCTTTAGCCCGATCAGTCAGGATACGATTCCTCTGGCTGAGGTGGAAGTCTATGCGCCGGCTTTGGATAGATTTGCCCAAGGGCAAAAAGTTATCAGCTGGTCAAAAAAGGATTTGCAGGACTTCCAGGGAAGATCTCTTGGAAATATTTTGCAAGAGCAATCACCGGTTTTCGTGAGGCAATACGGAGCAGGAATGATCGCTTCCCCATCTTTTCGCGGTACTTCAGCAGGTCATACTGCAGTTTTTTGGAACGGCTTACCCATCAACAGTCCCTCACTCGGGCAAAGTGACTTATCCATTCTACCTATTTCCGCCATCGATCAAGTGAGTTTGCAGTTCGGCAATGCAGGAGCACTTTTCGGAAATGAAGCCATTGGAGGTTCTGTTCATTTAGGCACCGAAACCGAATTTGCCAAGGGGTTTCAGGCTAGAATTTCTCAGCAGTTCGGAAGCTTTGGTTTGTTTAATTCTTCAGCTTTTGCAGGATTTTCTACCTCTAACTTCAGTAGCAAAACGAAAATTTACAGGGAGTTTGCCAAAAACAATTTTCCCTACAAAGACTTGGGACAATTTGGTACGCCGGAAGTAAAAGAAGATCATGCGCAGTTTGAGCAAATCGGTCTTGCACAGGATCTGGCTTGGAATCTGAATGAAAACAACCAATTGAAAACAGCTTTCTGGTGGAATAAAACCAACCGGGAAGTTCAGCCTGTCATCGGCTCAAACACTGAAGATGAACAGGAAGATCAAGCTTTCCGCGCTGTAATAGATTATTTCCATTTTGAAGAAAAATCGGTCTGGAATCTGAAAACGGGTTTTGTAAGAAATGAGCAACTGTTCAATGCGAGTCAAAACAACAGCACACAATACTTTATGGCTGGTGATTGGGATCAGGAAATTTCCACCAAATGGACTTCAAAATTTGGCACCAGATATACGCTGACCAAAGGTGATCTCAGCACCTACCAAGCTGAGGATAATCGAATTGAGTTGTATCAAAGCACAAATTTCTCCCCTTCTGAAAAGCTCTCATTTGCGTTAAATCTTAGGCAATTGGTTTATGATGGCACTTTTGCTCCCTTTACTCCCAACCTTGGAATGGATTGGAGCTTTTGGAACAGAAACTCGCAGTCCTTACAACTTAAAACTTCCTTCGGGAAAGGCTTTAAAGTCCCGACGCTGAATGATAGATTCTGGAATCCCGGAGGCAATCCAGACCTACTTCCCGAAGAAAGCCTAAGCGGAGAAATCGGCCTGACTTGGAACAAAACAGGAAATCTTAACTGGAAACAAAGCTTGACTTATTACAAAATGTCTGTGGATAACTGGATAATCTGGCTGCCAAAAGGAAGTTTCTGGACTCCGGAAAATATCAAAAAGGTCAGTAATGAAGGTGTAGAATATCAAGGAAGTTTGGATGGAACTGTTGGGACTTGGAATTGGGATCTAAATATATCCTATACCTTCTCCAAAGCAGTAACCACCAAAGGAACGGACGAAAATGACCAATCGGTAGGCAAGCAATTGCCTTACTCTCCACAGCATCAGGCTAACGCAAAACTCAGAGTAGAGATGCAGGACTTTTCGGCCTTTGCGAGCACATTTTACGTGGGAGAACGATCAGTTACGGCGGATAACCCGCGCCTGATGCCATCTTATCAGCTTTTCAATTTGGGACTTGGCTACAGCGGAATTCAGCTGGGCAAAGTCCGTTTTCCACTCAGTTTTCAAATCAACAATATTCTCGACACCGACTATCAGGTGCTCTACTTGAGAGCCATGCCAGGAAGATCTTTTCAATTTAACTTATCCATACTATTATGA